In Pseudomonas sp. HR96, the DNA window GAGGATGCTGCCCAGGCCGCTGGTGCTGAACCGTTGGATTTCGGCCCAAGGCAACTCGCGCTCGCGGTCGCGATGCGCCGCCCCTGGACGGGCATGGTCGGCCAGCTCGCGCGCGGCGGCCAGGGCCTGTTCATCGTTGGCCAGGACCTTGGCCGGCAACAGCGGCGGCGCAATGTCCTGAATGGTTTGTGCAGCGCCATCCAGCGCAGCCCTGGCGTTAGGCACCGGGGTGATAGTGACCATACCGTCCTCACATGATTGCCCGCGCCACGTGTGTCGCGGCGGTTGTCTTCAAGGGGGTCCGGTGGTCCGGTGCATATACCTTAAGTGCGTATAAAAATTAAAACTAGTAACGTTTGGGTATATGGATAGAAGGGATGTGGAGAACCGCATGGCTTGCCTGGATGTTCAATATGACCACCATCTGCCGCCCGCGCGGCCGGTGGCGGCCATCGCGCTATCTCCAGACTCAGACCTACCGATGCGCCAGGAACTTGCTCAGAAACTGCCGGGTCCGCTCCTGCTGCGGGTTTTCGAACAATGTCTTGGCTTCGCCCTGTTCGACGATCACCCCCTGGTCGAAGAACACCACGCGGTTGGCCACATCCCGGGCGAACTGCATCTCGTGGGTGACGATGACCATGGTGCGGCGTTCTTCGGCCAGGCCGCGGATGGTGGCCAGTACTTCGCCAACCAGCTCCGGGTCCAGTGCCGAAGTCGGCTCGTCGAACAGAATCACCTGCGGCTCCATGGCCAGCGCGCGGGCGATCGCCACCCGCTGTTGCTGGCCGCCGGACAGGCGTCGCGGGTAGGCGTCTTCCTTGCCCGCCAGGCCGACCTTGGCCAGCAGTTTGCGGCCCAGGCCCAGAGCCTGCTCGCGGGGCATCTTCTTGACCACGATCGGCCCTTCGACCACGTTCTCCAACGCCGTGCGATGGGGGAACAGGTTGAAGTTCTGGAACACGAAGCCGACCTGCTGGCGCAGCTTGCGAATCAGCCCTTGCTGCTGGCTCAGATTGCGACCGGCATCGATCTGAATGTCGCCGATCCTGATCCGGCCGCTGCTCGGCTCTTCAAGCAGGTTGAGGCAGCGCAGGAAGGTGGTCTTGCCCGAGCCGCTGGGGCCAATGATGGCCACCACTTCACCTGCGGCAATGGTCAGGTCGATGCCCTTGAGCACGGTGTTGCCGTTGAATTGCTTGGTCAGCTTTTCCACCACGATCATGCCGCGTTACTCCTGGTCGTGGCGGTTGACCCGCACTTCGAGACGGTGTTGCACATGCGCCAGCAGGCTTGCCAGTATCCAGTACAGCAGCGCAGCGGCCAGGTACATGGTGAATACTTCGAAGGTGCGCGCAGTAATCAGCTGCGCCTGGCGAAATAGCTCAGGTACCTGGATAGTGGCCGCCAGCGCCGTGTCCTTGACCAGCGAGATGAAGCTGTTGCCCAAGGGCGGCAGGGCCGTGCGCGCCGCCTGCGGCAGGATAGCCCGGCGCAGGGTCTGCGCGCGGGTCATGCCGATGCTGGCGGCGGCTTCCCACTGGCCGCGTTCGATGGAGCTGATCGCCGCACGGAGGATTTCACAGGCGTAGGCGGCCATGTTCAGCGAGAAGCCGATCAGCGCCGCCGACAGAGGCTCCAGCTCGATGCCCAGCTCCGGCAGGCCGTAGTAGATCACGAACAACTGCACCAGCAGCGGCGTGCCGCGAAAGAACGACACGTAGATGCGCGCGACCCAGCCGATCACCGGCAAGGTCGACAGGCGCATCAGCGCCAGGGCAAAACCCAGCAGCAGGCCGAAGAACATGCCCCCCAGGCTGAGGATCACGGTGTAGTAGGCGCCCTTGAGCAGAAAGGGCGCCGAATCCAGCATCAGCTGCAGGCTGTTCTCGATCATTGCGTGACGTCAGCGCCGAAGTACTTGTTGGAAAGCGCCTGCAGGGTACCGTCGGCGCGCAGCTGGTCGATGGCGGTGTTGATCGCTGCCACCAGCTCCGGCTCGCCTTTGCGCAGGGTCACACCGGCTTCCTGACGGGAGAAGACCGGGCCGGCGACGGCCAGGGTGTCGTTGGTTTTCTTGATCAGTTCCAGCGCGGCCAGGCGGTCGACGAGGATCGCGTCGATACGGCCGATGCGCAGGTCCTGATACTTGGTCGGATCATCGTCGTAGGTCTTGATGATTGCCTGTGGAACGTTGTCCTTGAGCCACTGCTCATAGTTGGTGCCCAGCCCCAGGCCGACTTTCTTGCCCGCCAGGTCCTCGGGCTTGGTGATGGAAGCCGCCTTGTCTTTCTTGGTCAGCGCCTGGATGCCGGACACGGTGTAGGGTTCGGAGAAGTCGTACTTCTTCTTGCGCTCCTCGGAGATGGTCACCTGGTTGATCACCACGTCCAGGCGCTTGGACTCCAGGGCTGCGAGGATGCCATCCCACTTGCTTGGCTGGAACTTGACCTTGACCCCCAGTTTCTTGGCCAGATCGTTGGCGAATTCCACTTCGAAACCGGCCAGCTTGCCGTTCTCGTCCTGGAAGCTGAACGGTGGGTAGGTGCCTTCCAGGCCAACGGTGATCTCGCCTTTTTCCTTGATCTTTTGCAGTTGGTCGCCGGCCATCGCCTGGCCGACCATCGCCGAACCCAGCGCCAGGCCAAGGCCAGCCATCAGAAAGTGTTTGCGCAGTGCGGAAAAAGTCATGTGCAGCCCCTGTGTTGTTGTAGGAATGACGTTCAGATCTGATGTTGCGGGCGCCACTATAAAGCGGCCGTTTTAGCGTTGAAAATAATAAAAAACAATTTTCTTATGCGTTTATTTCCGAATGCTCGTTCCAGACGTCGGGATAGGCGAACAACGCCGGCGCGCCGCCGGTGTGCAGGAAGATCACCGGCCCTTCGGCGAAGCGCCCGCGAGCCACGCCGTCGAGTAGCCCGGCCATGGCCTTGCCGGTGTAGACCGGGTCCAGCAGCAGGCCTTCCTGGGCCGCCAGCAACTTGACTGCCGCCAGGGTGCCGGCGTTCGGTTCACCGTAGCGCGGGCCGTAGTATTCATCCCACAAGGTCACCGCGAAGCTCGCTGGCAGCGCCATGTCGAGACATTGCGCGGTGGCCTGGGCGAGCTGTTCCACCTTGGGCCGCTGGGTCGCCTGCGGGCGCGACACGGTAACGCCGATCACTGGCAGGTCCGGGTATTGCTCGCCGAGGCCCAGGGCCAGCCCGGCATGGGTGCCGGCGCTGCCCGACGCCAGCAGCACGGCGGCGAAGTCCAGGCCCGTGGCCTCGATCTGCTGCGCCAGCTCCAGGCCCGCGCGCACGTAACCCAGAGCGCCCAACGGGTTGGAGCCACCGATGGGCACGATGTAGGGGCGTTTGCCGGCTGCGCTCAGGCGCTCAGCCAGTGCTTGCAGCTGGGCGTCGGCGTGGTCGAGACTGTCGACCCGCTCGACCTGGGCGCCGAACAGATCCAGCAGCAGCCGGTTGCCGTTGCCCAGATAGCTGACCTGGTCCGTGGCGATGGGGTTCTCCAGCAGCGCCACGCAGCCCAGGCCCAGTTGCGCGGCGAGGGCGGCGGTCTGGCGCACGTGGTTGGACTGGATCGCGCCAGCGGTGACCAGGGTGTCGGCACCTTGCGCCTGGGCATCGGCGGCCAGGTACTCAAGCTTGCGCAGCTTGTTGCCGCCCATGGCCAGCGGCGTGGTGTCGTCGCGCTTGACGTAGATGTCGCGCCCCAGCCGCTGCGACAAGCGCGGCAGCTTGTGCAAGGCCGTCGGCGCGGTGAGCAGGTCCAGGCGGGGGAAGCGGGCAAGGCGTTGGCTGAGCATGGGGGCGTTCCAGGGTTCTGTGTGCGCGGTGGACTATAGCAAGTGCGCCCGGCAACACGGAACGGCGCGTGCGGGCTTATGCTCTGATACGTACCGTCTTGCACAAAGTGTTCTTTTTGCCACCCCGGCTTTTACCGTATCGTGGGCGCCGCCAGGCGCTTCGCCACCCGTTGAGCCGCCCGTTGAACCGCAGGAGTTGACCGTGAACGACATTTCTCAACCGCGCAAAGGCCATTGGCAGCTGCAGGCCATCGTCGGCCAGCTGCGCTCGGCCCGTGACGACTGGCGTCGGCAGAACGGACGCAGCTGTGGCCAACAGGGCGGCCGCGAGCTGCCCTCCCGCGAGGCGATCAAGACCATCCTCGAGCAGCTCTGCGGCGCGCTGTTTCCCATGCGCCTGGGCCCGGTGGACCTGCGTGAGGAGAGCGAAGACTTCTATGTCGGCCATACCCTGGATGCCGCCCTCAACGCGCTGCTGATCCAGGCTCGCCTGGAACTGCGCTACGCCGCCCGGCACGGCAACTGCGACTACGTCGAGGTGGATGCCCACGCCGTGCGCCTGACCCAGGAGTTCGCCGCAGCGCTGCCGCAACTGCGCCGGGTGCTGGACACCGACGTGCTGGCCGCCTACCGCGGCGACCCGGCGGCGCGCAGCGTCGACGAAGTGCTGCTGTGCTACCCCGGCGTGCTGGCGGTCATCCACCATCGCCTGGCTCATCACCTGTACCGCGCCGGCCTGCCCTTGCTGGCGCGCATCAGCTCGGAGCTGGCCCACTCGGCCACCGGCATCGACATCCATCCCGGCGCGCAGATCGGCCCAAGCTTCTTCATCGACCACGGGACGGGCGTGGTGATCGGCGAAACGGCGATCATCGGCGAGCGCGTGCGCATCTATCAGGCGGTCACCCTGGGCGCCAAACGCTTCCCGGCCGACGAGGCGGGCAACCTGCAGAAGGGCCACCCACGCCACCCCATCGTCGAAGACGACGTGGTCATCTACGCCGGGGCAACCATCCTTGGCCGAGTCACCATCGGCCAGGGCTCGACCATCGGCGGCAATGTCTGGCTGACCCGCAGCGTACCGGCCGGCAGCAACGTGACCCAGGCCAATGCCCAGCATGACGGCACTGTCTGACCGGGCCCGACAGGCTGCGCCGAGGGCGCACTCATCGCACGGATTAGGCCTGAGCGGCTATCCGTGTTTAAATTGAACGCTTGTTCAATAAAAGCAGAGCAGGCTTCTGATGAGTGCACCTCCCAGCGGCGCAGTCCGCATGAACGCGCCGGTATTCTACTTTGCGGCGAGCTTTATCCTGATCTTCGGCCTGGTGGTGATCGCCATGCCGCAGCAGGCCCAGCAGTGGCTGCTGGCCGCCCAGGAGTGGGCCGCCAACACCGTCGGCTGGTACTACATGCTGGCCATGACCCTGTACTTGGTGTTTGTAGTGGCCACCGCCTTGTCCGGCTACGGCAAGATCAAGCTTGGCGCCGACCATGACGAGCCCGAGTTCAGCTACCTGTCCTGGGCCGGCATGCTGTTCGCCGCCGGCATCAGCATCACGCTGTTCTTCTTCTGCGTCTCCGAACCCCTGACCCACATGCTGCACCCGCCCCAGGGCGTCGGCGGCACCGAGGCGTCGGCGCGCCAGGCGATGCAGCTGCTGTTTTTGCACTGGGGCCTGCATGGCTGGGGCGTGTTCGCGTTCGTCGGCATGGCCCTGGCGTATTTCGCCTACCGACACAACCTGCCATTGGCCCTGCGCTCGGCGCTGTACCCATTGATCGGCAAGCGCATCAACGGGCCGATCGGCTACGCGGTCGACGGCTTCGGCATCATCGCCACGGTGTTCGGCCTGGGCGCCGACATGGGTTTTGGCGTGTTGCACCTCAACGCCGGGCTCGACTACCTGTTCGGCGTGCCCCATACCCAGTGGGTGCAGATGGGCCTGATCGTGCTGATGATGGGCGCGGCCATCGCCGTGGCCGTGGCCGGGGTTGACAAGGGCGTGCGGGTAATGTCCGACATCAACATGCTGCTGGCCTGTGCGCTGCTGCTGTTCGTGCTGTTCGCCGGGCCGACCCAGCACCTGCTCAACACCTTGATCCAGAACATCGGCGACTACCTCGGCGCCTTGCCGAGCAAGAGTTTCGACGTCTATGCCTACAACGCCAAGAGCGATTGGCTGGGCAACTGGACCATCTTCTACTGGGCCTGGTGGATTGCCTGGGCGCCTTTCGTGGGTCTCTTCATCGCGCGCATTTCGCGCGGGCGTACGATCCGCGAGTTTGTTTTCGGCGTGCTGCTGATCCCGCTGGGTTTCACCCTGGCGTGGATGTCGATTTTTGGTAACAGCGCCATCGAACTGGTACTGGGCCACGGCATGACTGCCCTGGGGCAGTCGGCGATCGTCGACCCGGCCAAGACCCTCTACCTGCTGTTGCAAACCTACCCGTGGAGCAAGACGGTGATCGCCGTCACGGTGTTCATCAGCTTCGTGTTCTTCGTCACCTCGGCAGACTCCGGCACCGTGGTGCTGTCCACGCTCTCGGCGCGAGGCGGCAGCCCGGACGAAGACGGGCCGAAATGGCTGCGGGTGTTCTGGGGCGCGATGACCGCCTTGATCACCGGCGGCCTGCTGTTCGCCGGCAGCATCGATTCGCTGAAGTCCGCTGTGGTGCTGACCTCGCTGCCGTTCTCGCTGATTCTGCTGGCCATGATGTGGGGCTTGCACAAGGCCTTCCACCTGGAGTCGCAACGCAAGATTGCCCAGCTCTACTCCCTGGCCCCCGCTGCCAGCGCCCGCCCGGGCCGCGGCGGCTGGCGCCAGCGCCTGGCCCAGGCGGTCAGCTTCCCGTCGCGTGACGAGGTCTACCGCATCATGGACGCCGTGGTGCGCCCGGCCATTGCCGAAGTCACTGCGGTTTTCGCCGAGAAAGGCCTCACCGCTGTCACCCAGGAAGACTCCGGCCACGACAACGTCACCCTGGAAATCGGCCACGGCGAGGAGCGCCCGTTCATCTATCAGGTGCAGATGCGCGGCTACTTCACGCCATCCTTCGCCCGCGGCGGCATGGGCAACCAGGAGCTGAAGAACCGCCGCTACTACCGCGCTGAAGTGCACCTGGCCGAAGGCAGTCAGGACTACGACCTGGTGGGGTATAACAAGGAGCAGGTGATCAACGATATTCTCGATCAGTACGAGCGGCATATGCAGTTCCTGCATATGGTGCGTTAAGCATTTGCAGTTGCTTGAACCCTGGAAAGCGGCCAGCCTCCATGAGTCTGTCCGCTGATTTTTCAGTCCTCGATAACAACAGGAATGACAATGACCTACATCGCCGCCAAAAATCGCTACGAATCCGTCCCCTACCGCCGAGTGGGCCGCAGTGGCCTGGTGCTGCCTGCCCTGTCACTGGGCCTCTGGCACAACTTCGGCGATGCCACGCCGATCGATACCCAGCGCGCAATGCTGCGCACGGCGTTCGACCTGGGGATCAACCACTTCGATCTGGCCAACAACTACGGCCCGCCCTACGGCAGCGCCGAGGTCAATTTCGGGCGGTTGTTGCGCGAGGACTTCAAGCATTATCGCGACGAGCTGATCATCTCCAGCAAGGCTGGCTGGGACATGTGGCCGGGGCCGTACGGGCAGGGTGGCGGTTCGCGCAAGTATGTACTGGCCAGCCTCGACCAGAGCCTGCAGCGTATGGGCCTCGAGTATGTGGATATCTTCTATTCGCACCGCTTCGACCCGGACACGCCGCTGGAAGAGACCGCCAGCGCGCTGGCCACTGCCGTGCAGCAGGGCAAGGCGTTGTATATCGGCATTTCGTCCTACTCGGGCACCAAGACTCGCGAGATGGCCAGGTTGCTGCAAGAGTGGAAGGTGCCGCTTTTGATTCATCAGCCGGCGTACAACCTGCTCAACCGTTGGGTCGAGAAGGACCTGCTGGACGTGACCGAGGAAGTCGGGGCCGGGGTGATTGTGTTCACTGCGCTGGCCCAGGGGCTGCTCAGCGACAAGTACCTCAATGGCGTGCCGGAAGACTCGCGAGTCAATCGCCCGGGTGGTGGCTCCTTGCAGAAGTCGCATCTGTCCGAGACCAATCTGGCGCACATCCGCGCGCTCAACGCGATCGCCCAGAAGCGCGGTCAGAGCCTGGCGCAGATGGCCCTGGCCTGGACCCTGCGCGATCCACGGGTGACCTCGGCGCTGATCGGCGCCAGCCGGCCCGAGCAGATCGTCGAGAACGTCAAGGCTCTGGACAACCTGAAGTTCAGTGCCGAGGAATTGGCCGAGATCGATCGGTTCGCGGTGGAGGGCGGCATCAATCTGTGGGAGAAGCCATCACTGGCGCAGTGATGGGCGCATTGTCTGGCCATGCGCGGTTTTTGCAACCTCGCCAGCTTCGCCGGCTCCTACGCCACCTGTGGGGGCCCCGGGGTTGGCGTAGGAGCCGGCGGAGCTGGCGAGGGCATCACCTCGCCCTTCAAACCGGCACATCCCCCAACACCGTCGCCCGGTGCATCACCCGCCGCTGCGGGCGGTAGTCGTCCACGGCGTAATGTTGCGTGCAGCGGTTGTCCCAGAACGCCACGTCGCCCGCCTGCCATTGCCAGCGCACGGTGAACTCCGGGCGGGTGCTGTGGGCGAACAGCAGGTTGAGGATGGCCTGGCTTTCGGCCGGTTCCAGTTCGTTGATGCGGGTGGTGAAGCCTTCGCTGACGAACAGGCCTTTGCGCCCGCTGACCGGGTGGGTGCGGATCACTGGGTGCGACAACGGCGGATGCTGGCGGCGCGTTGCTTCGTAGCGGGCGAGGTCTTCGGCGGTGCTGCCGAAGCGCTCCAGCGGGAAGGACTTGGTGAAGTCATGGGTCGCGGTGAGGCCGTCCAGCAGTCGCTTGAGCGGCGCCGACAGTGCTTCGTAGGCGGCAGCGCCACTGGCCCAGAGTGTGTCGCCGCCCCAGGCCGGCACCTGTTTGGCGCTGAGCACTGCGCCCATGGCCGGGGTGGGCAGGAAGGTCACGTCGGTGTGCCAGATGGCGTTGTCGCGTACGTCGGTCACTGCCGTGTCGAGGATCAGCACTTCGGGCTGCTCCGGCACGTTGGGGTAGATCGGGTGGATGTGCAGGTCGCCGAAGCGCCGCGCGAAGTCCGCCTGCTGGCGCGGGGTCAGCGGCTGGTTGCGAAAGAACAGCACCTGGTGTTGCAACAGGGCGCGTTCGATGGCGTCACGCTCGGCTTCAGCCAGTGGCAGGCTCAAGTCCACACCCTCGACGCGGGCGCCAAGGGCAGGGCTCAGGGGAAACAGTTGCAGGTTCATCTCGATACTCGTCCATCAGCGCCGAACTGTCGGCGTGGTCAGTTGTAAACGCTTGCAGCTTCAATGGCTCTGGCCATGCCAGGGCACCAGCCGACGTTGCAGCGCGCGCAGGCCCATTTCCAGGCCGAAGGCGATCAGAGCGATCAGCAGGATGCCCAGCACCACCACGTCGGTGACCAGGAACTGCGCGGCCGACTGCACCATGAAGCCCAGCCCGCTGGTGGCGGCGATCAGCTCGGCGGCGACCAGGGTCGACCAGCCGACCCCCAGCCCGATGCGCACGCCGGTGAGGATATCCGGCAGGGCACTCGGCAGGATCACATGGCGGATCAGTTGTGCGCGTGTTGCCCCGAGCGACTGCGCAGCGCGCAGCCGCGCCGGGTCGACATTGCGCACACCGGTGGCAGTGGCGATGGCGATCGGGGCGAAGATCGCGAGGTAGATCAGCAGTACCTTGGACAGCTCGCCGATGCCGCACCAGATCACGATCAGCGGCAGATACGCCAGGGGCGGAATCGGCCGGTAGAACTCGATCAGCGGGTCCAGGATGCCTTGGGCGATGCGGTTGGTGCCGATGGCGATGCCCACCGGAATGGCGAACAGTACGGCGAACACCAGGGCGATGCCGATGCGTTGCAGGCTGGCGCCCAGGTGCTGCCAGAGCGTGACGTCCATGTAGCCCTTGGTCGCCAGCAGCCAGCCTTTTTCCACCACCGCGCTGGGGGGCGGCAGGAACAAGGGTTCGATCAGGCCGCCGGCGGTCACCGCCCACCACAGCAACAGCACGGCCGCGAGGGTCAGGGTGCTGATCCAGCGGGTGCCGATGCGCCATTTGCCGCGCGCTGCGGCAGGCGCCTGGGCGGCTTTGCTGACAGGGATCTGGTAGCTGCTCATGCCGGCTCCTGGCGCAAGGCTGCGCGTTGGGAAAACACCCGCGAGAGCACGTGTTCGCGGGTTTCGATGAAACGCGGGTCGGATTTGATCGAGCGCGCCGATTCGCCGGCGCCGTAGCGCAGGCCGAAATCCAGCGCCAGGCGCTCCTCGATATGGCCGGGGTTGGGCGCCAGCAGGATCAGGTCGGTGGCGAGGAATACCGCCTCCTCGATGTCATGGGTGATCAGGAACACTGGCTTGGCCGTGCGTTGCCAGACCTGCAGCAACAGCTCCTGCATCTGCTCGCGGGTGAAGGCGTCAAGGGCGCCGAACGGCTCGTCCATCAGCAGCACGCGCGGGTCGGCGGCCAAGGCGCGCGCCAGGCCCACCCGTTGCTTCTGGCCCCCGGACAGCTGCCAGACATGGCGCTCGCCGAAGTCGGCAAGGTCGACCAGGGCGAGCATCTCGCGGGCGCGCTGGTCACGTTGCTGACGCGGCACGCCGGCCAGCGCCAGGCCGAAGCCGACGTTGGCCAGCACGTTCTGCCAGGGCAGCAGGGCGTCGTCCTGGAACACCACCCCGCGCTCGGCCCCCGGCCCCTGCACCGGTACGCCGTCGAGGGTGATGCGCCCGGCGCTGGGCCGCACGAAGCCGGCGATCAGGTTCAACAGTGAGGTCTTGCCGCTGCCCGAGGGCCCCAGCGCCACCAACAACTGCTGTGGCCCGAGGGTCAGGGAGATGTCGGCGAGCACCGGCGCGGCCGCGCCGGGGTAGTGGGCGCTGATGCGTTCGAGCTGCAGCTGGGCCATGCCGGTTACTCCGCGAACTTGGCGCTGACGTAGGGCGAGTAGTCCGGCAGCACGCTTTCCACCTTGCCCTGCTCCTTGAGGAAATCGGCGGTCTGGGCGATGGCTTTGGCGGTACCACCCTGCAGCAAGGCTGGGGTTTGCTGCGCCTTGGCGTCGGGGAAGGCCGAGCCGGCGAGCAGTTCAGGCACGTCGGCGGCATTGGCGCCGGTCAGCTTGGCGATCTTCTGCACCGGCGCCGAGTCGGCGGTCCAGGCGTCCTTGTGGGCGGCGTAGTCGGCGAACGAATCGAGGGTGACCTTGGCGAATTTGGCGACCACGTCCGGGTGCTTGTCGGCGTAGTCCTTGCGCGCTACCCACACCTCGAACGTCGGCGCGCCCCATTGGGCGACCTGTGCGGCATCGGTAAGGGTCTTGCCGGTCTTGCGGATTTCCCCCAGGGCCGGCGACCAGACGAATGCGCCGTCGATGTCGCCGCGCTTCCAGGCGGCGGCGATCTCCGCCGGTTGCAGGTTGACCACCTTGACCTTGCCTTCCAGGCCCCAGTGTTTCAGGGCGCCCAGCAGGCTGTAGTGCGAGGTGGACACGAACGGTGTGGCAATGGTCTTGCCCACCAGCTGCTGCGGGTTGTCGATGCCGCTGCCGTTGCGCACCACCAGGGCTTCAGCCGAATTGATCTGTGCCGAGACAATGAACGCCACGATCGGCAGTTTGCGCGAGGCCGCTGCGGCCAGCGGGCTGGAGCCCAGGTTGCCGATCTGCAGGTCGCCCGAGGCCAGGGCCGTGACCACTTCCGGGCCACTGTTGAAGCGGCGCCAGTCGATCTTCTCGCCAATCGCTTTTTCGTAGGTGCCGTCGGCCTGGGGCACTTTGCTCGGGTCGATACCGGTCTGGTAACCCACGTGCAAGGTTTCGTCGGCCTGTGCGGGAATGGCCGCGGCCAACGCGATAGCGACACCCAAGGTCAGCGTGGAAAGAATCTTGAAGGTGAAATTTGAGTTAGGAAGGGAGCGGCCGATAGCCATAGTACACCTCGGGTGTAGCAATTCTGTAATAAAGGGTCGGGAGAATGAGCGGCCGGTCGTCCGGTCTGCTGAAGCTAAACGATCTAAAAAAGCCGCAGTAAATACTTTTTAGTGCTTAGCTTATGAGGTTTGCCGCTTTAAAGAACTTTTAAGAGTGTTGGGTAGGTTTGTTATTCCAAATTCGTATCAACGGTGTTGAAACAATTCTTTTGGCGCCTATGAAATGTTCTTTAAGCTGCACGCCCCGAACGTGGGTGGAAAAGTTCAATGGCGACTGACCGATGGTTGTTGACCGGTCGGTCAGTTTTGGACTTAATCACGCTCGCTGGCGCAAAGGAACGACAGATTCCCAGCCATGGCACACAAAAATTAGAAAATATTGAGAGGAGCTGTTCAATGTATAAATCCACCCTGGCGCTGGCTGTTGCCGCGGGCGTTCTGGTCAGCCAGGCTCACGCCGATGGCTTTCTGGATGACAGTAAAGCGACCCTGAAGCTGCGCAACTTCTACATCAACACTGACAACCGTGATTCGGACACCAACACCGCTGCCAACAAGCGCAATGGTGTACAGAGCCTCAACTCCGAGTGGGGTCAGGCCTTCCAGGCCGAGTTCATCTCTGGTTATACCAAAGGCACCGTAGGCTTCGGTCTGGACGCTATCGGCGTGTACGCCCTGCGCCTGGATTCCGGCCGTGGTTCCAACGGCCAGAACGCGACCAGCTCCCTCGATGGCGGCACTGTGTTCCCGAGCCAGCGCAATGGCGATGCCGTTGACGACTTCGCGACCATGGGCCTGACGGCCAAGGCCAAAGTCTCCAAGACTGAACTGAAGCTGGGCACTCTGCAGCCCAAGCTGCCGGTCATCATGTCTAACGACGGTCGCCTGGTGCCACAGTGGTGGACCGGTGGCCAGGTGACGTCCAACGACATCAAGGATGTGACCTTGATCGCGGGCAAGATCACCGAAGCCAAGGGCCGTAACTCCAGCAACACCGAAGATCTGTCGATCAGCGGCGCCAACGGTGGTGGTAACAGCAACCTAGCAACGGGTCGTCGCAGCAACGATTTCCGCTACGCCGGTGCTGATTACAAAGTCACCAAAGACCTGCTGCTGCAGTACTATTTCGGCAACCTGGAAGACTTCTACAACCAGAGCTTCGTCGGCCTGGTACACAACTGGTCGAT includes these proteins:
- the tcyN gene encoding L-cystine ABC transporter ATP-binding protein TcyN, which gives rise to MIVVEKLTKQFNGNTVLKGIDLTIAAGEVVAIIGPSGSGKTTFLRCLNLLEEPSSGRIRIGDIQIDAGRNLSQQQGLIRKLRQQVGFVFQNFNLFPHRTALENVVEGPIVVKKMPREQALGLGRKLLAKVGLAGKEDAYPRRLSGGQQQRVAIARALAMEPQVILFDEPTSALDPELVGEVLATIRGLAEERRTMVIVTHEMQFARDVANRVVFFDQGVIVEQGEAKTLFENPQQERTRQFLSKFLAHR
- the tcyL gene encoding cystine ABC transporter permease, translating into MIENSLQLMLDSAPFLLKGAYYTVILSLGGMFFGLLLGFALALMRLSTLPVIGWVARIYVSFFRGTPLLVQLFVIYYGLPELGIELEPLSAALIGFSLNMAAYACEILRAAISSIERGQWEAAASIGMTRAQTLRRAILPQAARTALPPLGNSFISLVKDTALAATIQVPELFRQAQLITARTFEVFTMYLAAALLYWILASLLAHVQHRLEVRVNRHDQE
- the tcyJ gene encoding cystine ABC transporter substrate-binding protein; its protein translation is MTFSALRKHFLMAGLGLALGSAMVGQAMAGDQLQKIKEKGEITVGLEGTYPPFSFQDENGKLAGFEVEFANDLAKKLGVKVKFQPSKWDGILAALESKRLDVVINQVTISEERKKKYDFSEPYTVSGIQALTKKDKAASITKPEDLAGKKVGLGLGTNYEQWLKDNVPQAIIKTYDDDPTKYQDLRIGRIDAILVDRLAALELIKKTNDTLAVAGPVFSRQEAGVTLRKGEPELVAAINTAIDQLRADGTLQALSNKYFGADVTQ
- a CDS encoding D-cysteine desulfhydrase, producing the protein MLSQRLARFPRLDLLTAPTALHKLPRLSQRLGRDIYVKRDDTTPLAMGGNKLRKLEYLAADAQAQGADTLVTAGAIQSNHVRQTAALAAQLGLGCVALLENPIATDQVSYLGNGNRLLLDLFGAQVERVDSLDHADAQLQALAERLSAAGKRPYIVPIGGSNPLGALGYVRAGLELAQQIEATGLDFAAVLLASGSAGTHAGLALGLGEQYPDLPVIGVTVSRPQATQRPKVEQLAQATAQCLDMALPASFAVTLWDEYYGPRYGEPNAGTLAAVKLLAAQEGLLLDPVYTGKAMAGLLDGVARGRFAEGPVIFLHTGGAPALFAYPDVWNEHSEINA
- the epsC gene encoding serine O-acetyltransferase EpsC encodes the protein MSQPRKGHWQLQAIVGQLRSARDDWRRQNGRSCGQQGGRELPSREAIKTILEQLCGALFPMRLGPVDLREESEDFYVGHTLDAALNALLIQARLELRYAARHGNCDYVEVDAHAVRLTQEFAAALPQLRRVLDTDVLAAYRGDPAARSVDEVLLCYPGVLAVIHHRLAHHLYRAGLPLLARISSELAHSATGIDIHPGAQIGPSFFIDHGTGVVIGETAIIGERVRIYQAVTLGAKRFPADEAGNLQKGHPRHPIVEDDVVIYAGATILGRVTIGQGSTIGGNVWLTRSVPAGSNVTQANAQHDGTV
- the betT gene encoding choline transporter BetT, whose amino-acid sequence is MNAPVFYFAASFILIFGLVVIAMPQQAQQWLLAAQEWAANTVGWYYMLAMTLYLVFVVATALSGYGKIKLGADHDEPEFSYLSWAGMLFAAGISITLFFFCVSEPLTHMLHPPQGVGGTEASARQAMQLLFLHWGLHGWGVFAFVGMALAYFAYRHNLPLALRSALYPLIGKRINGPIGYAVDGFGIIATVFGLGADMGFGVLHLNAGLDYLFGVPHTQWVQMGLIVLMMGAAIAVAVAGVDKGVRVMSDINMLLACALLLFVLFAGPTQHLLNTLIQNIGDYLGALPSKSFDVYAYNAKSDWLGNWTIFYWAWWIAWAPFVGLFIARISRGRTIREFVFGVLLIPLGFTLAWMSIFGNSAIELVLGHGMTALGQSAIVDPAKTLYLLLQTYPWSKTVIAVTVFISFVFFVTSADSGTVVLSTLSARGGSPDEDGPKWLRVFWGAMTALITGGLLFAGSIDSLKSAVVLTSLPFSLILLAMMWGLHKAFHLESQRKIAQLYSLAPAASARPGRGGWRQRLAQAVSFPSRDEVYRIMDAVVRPAIAEVTAVFAEKGLTAVTQEDSGHDNVTLEIGHGEERPFIYQVQMRGYFTPSFARGGMGNQELKNRRYYRAEVHLAEGSQDYDLVGYNKEQVINDILDQYERHMQFLHMVR
- the mgrA gene encoding L-glyceraldehyde 3-phosphate reductase, giving the protein MTYIAAKNRYESVPYRRVGRSGLVLPALSLGLWHNFGDATPIDTQRAMLRTAFDLGINHFDLANNYGPPYGSAEVNFGRLLREDFKHYRDELIISSKAGWDMWPGPYGQGGGSRKYVLASLDQSLQRMGLEYVDIFYSHRFDPDTPLEETASALATAVQQGKALYIGISSYSGTKTREMARLLQEWKVPLLIHQPAYNLLNRWVEKDLLDVTEEVGAGVIVFTALAQGLLSDKYLNGVPEDSRVNRPGGGSLQKSHLSETNLAHIRALNAIAQKRGQSLAQMALAWTLRDPRVTSALIGASRPEQIVENVKALDNLKFSAEELAEIDRFAVEGGINLWEKPSLAQ